One window of Heptranchias perlo isolate sHepPer1 chromosome 15, sHepPer1.hap1, whole genome shotgun sequence genomic DNA carries:
- the LOC137332950 gene encoding phytanoyl-CoA dioxygenase domain-containing protein 1-like yields MALLKSLLSTGFRCHGVYRQPASISTNTTPRSSRKTKRVTIMEIKANDLKKAYENNGYLTGIRVLDKDELALTTQNFSVLEDKFGKVYAQYNLHNVHLQYKWVMDLATHPLVLQTIIAALGPNVILLDSRFICKYPASDVPHENNIAPYVAWHQDIRYWGFEGGPVTSVWLALDDVDRENGVLQVIPGSHKLGLLEHGTGAIPGNMLTSNQEIPKNLVEAEKAVKCPLKAGEMSVHDGLTVHFSEPNMSNRRRCGFVIRYVPTTAYPVEDPDRPRSFPATVLVAGDDTFNHFKNNAPNFFAKTS; encoded by the exons CCAGCCAGTATCAGTACCAACACAACTCCAAGAAGCAGTAGAAAAACAAAACGAGTTACGATAATGGAGATCAAGGCAAACGATCTGAAAAAGGCCTACGAAAATAATGGCTACCTTACAGGAATCCGGGTCCTAGACAAGGACGAGCTTGCACTGACGACTCAGAATTTTTCAGTCTTGGAGGATAAATTTG GTAAAGTATATGCCCAGTACAACCTTCACAATGTGCATTTACAGTACAAGTGGGTGATGGATTTAGCCACACATCCCCTGGTCCTCCAAACCATCATTGCAGCTTTGGGTCCTAATGTCATACTGCTTGACTCCCGGTTTATTTGTAAGTATCCAGCCTCTGATGTCCCTCATGAAAACAACATAGCCCCCTATGTAGCCTGGCATCAGGACATCAG ATACTGGGGCTTTGAAGGAGGCCCTGTAACATCTGTGTGGTTGGCTTTGGATGACGTTGACAGAGAAAACGGGGTCCTGCAGGTTATTCCAG GAAGCCACAAGCTAGGGCTACTGGAGCATGGAACAGGTGCTATTCCTGGGAACATGTTGACATCAAATCAGGAAATTCCCAAGAATTTGGTTgaagctgagaaggctgttaaatgtCCTCTCAAAGCAGGAGAAATGTCT GTCCATGATGGTTTGACAGTCCACTTCAGTGAACCCAACATGTCAAACAGACGGAGATGTGGCTTTGTGATCCGCTATGTCCCCACCACTGCCTACCCCGTTGAA GATCCAGACAGACCCCGTTCTTTCCCTGCGACGGTGCTGGTAGCTGGAGACGACACATTCAACCACTTTAAGAACAATGCACCAAACTTCTTTGCTAAAACATCCTGA